One genomic region from bacterium encodes:
- a CDS encoding (2Fe-2S)-binding protein: MAKIRVETTINGEETEFLCNGQESLLEVLRDGIGMTGTKEGCTTGDCGACSVVVDGRLVPSCLVLAAEAQGRNVETIEGVADGQKLTPIQQQFLEHGALQCGICTPGFIVAAEKLLEKNPDPTEAEARYFLAGNLCRCTGYDKIIKAVLDAAAVMREERA; encoded by the coding sequence GTGGCGAAGATTCGAGTCGAGACGACGATCAACGGCGAAGAGACCGAGTTCCTCTGCAACGGTCAGGAGAGCCTGCTCGAGGTCCTGAGGGACGGGATCGGCATGACGGGCACGAAAGAAGGCTGCACGACCGGCGACTGTGGTGCCTGCTCCGTCGTCGTCGACGGACGGCTGGTGCCCTCGTGCCTGGTGCTCGCGGCCGAGGCCCAGGGCCGGAACGTCGAGACGATCGAGGGCGTCGCCGACGGACAGAAGCTGACGCCGATCCAGCAGCAATTTCTCGAACACGGCGCGCTGCAGTGCGGAATCTGCACGCCCGGATTCATCGTCGCGGCCGAGAAGCTGCTCGAGAAGAACCCGGATCCGACGGAGGCCGAGGCGAGGTACTTCCTCGCCGGCAACCTCTGTCGGTGCACCGGTTACGACAAGATCATCAAGGCCGTCCTCGATGCGGCGGCCGTGATGCGGGAGGAACGGGCATGA